A stretch of Blautia liquoris DNA encodes these proteins:
- a CDS encoding undecaprenyl-diphosphate phosphatase, protein MAAWQAFLLGLVQGITEFLPISSSGHVVLLEHLLGIELNNRILFGALLHIGTLIPVILVFKRDIKRLFWGMIHIFVDLIKNFTIWFHNKKHRDDVRYRKILSTNYRKFTVLILISLIPTAVIGYILQKMASRAFDNLLAPAIGFFITAILLLVTEVASNQAEKSPKDTKYRDAVIIGVFQGFSVFPGLSRAGATLSAGFLCGFSRKYAIKYSYIMMIPTVLGAIVVELQNNTSRVSISDVGNYILGIAAASAAGYVAIRFMLSMVRQKKLRYFSAYCILVGVAAVAVNFFM, encoded by the coding sequence ATGGCTGCCTGGCAGGCATTTTTATTGGGATTGGTACAGGGAATCACAGAATTCTTACCAATCAGCAGCTCGGGACATGTGGTGCTTTTAGAACATCTCCTGGGGATAGAATTAAATAACCGTATTTTATTTGGCGCACTGCTTCATATTGGCACCTTGATTCCGGTGATTTTAGTGTTTAAAAGGGATATTAAGCGCCTATTTTGGGGAATGATACATATTTTTGTGGATCTGATTAAGAACTTTACGATTTGGTTTCACAATAAAAAACATCGTGATGATGTACGTTATCGTAAGATTCTTTCTACAAACTACAGAAAATTCACTGTACTGATTTTGATTTCTCTTATTCCTACTGCGGTGATCGGATATATCCTCCAGAAGATGGCGTCCAGGGCTTTTGACAATCTTCTGGCTCCTGCAATTGGTTTTTTTATTACTGCAATTCTTCTGCTGGTAACAGAAGTTGCATCAAATCAGGCGGAAAAATCACCGAAAGATACCAAGTATCGCGATGCTGTGATTATTGGAGTGTTTCAGGGATTTTCTGTATTTCCGGGTCTTTCACGTGCCGGCGCAACCTTGTCTGCCGGATTTTTGTGTGGATTTTCTCGAAAATATGCGATCAAATATTCCTACATTATGATGATCCCGACTGTTTTGGGAGCAATCGTTGTCGAACTTCAAAATAATACAAGCCGTGTGTCAATCTCAGATGTAGGAAATTATATACTAGGTATCGCCGCCGCATCGGCAGCAGGCTATGTGGCGATCAGATTCATGCTATCGATGGTTAGACAGAAAAAACTTCGATATTTTTCTGCTTATTGTATTCTAGTCGGTGTGGCGGCAGTTGCTGTGAATTTTTTTATGTGA